The DNA sequence GCCGGTATTTCTTTCTAATCAACTGTGTCACTTATATTTACATGGGTTGGGATAAACTGAAGGCTAAAACAGGCGGATGGCGGGTTTCGGTATTTCTGCTCTTATTGCTTAATTTTGCAGGCGGTTTTGTTGGCGGTTGGACAGGTATGCTTACATTCCGTCACAAAACATCCAATAGTCCGTTTATCAGATGGATGTGGCTTTGTACCGGACTATGGATACTGATTCTTGGTTTTTTCTACTATTATAAATAAAAAAATGAGCGACAATAAAATAAAATGTCCCAACTGCGGTACACTGATAGACATTGATGAAGTGCTAAACCATCAGGCGGAAGAAAAATACAAAAAAGAGTTTGAGGAAAAATACAGAAACTCCGCTTCAGAATTCCAGAAAGCAAAAGAAGCGCTGGCATTGCAGCTAAGAGAGTTTGAGGAAAAGAAAGCGAAAGAAAATGAACTCTTTCAAAAACGGCTCGAACAGAAACTGGAGGAGGAAAAAATAAAAATCACGCAGGAGCAGCAGTCAAAACTTAAAGAAGAATACGCGTTAAGCCTCCAAAAACTGGAGGAAGAAAATTCGGCGCGCAAGGAAGAAAACCAGGCCTTGAAAAACCAGCGGCTGGAATTACTGAAGAAAGAAGAAGCGCTGGAGGAGGACAAAAAGAATTTTGAATTAAAATTACTGGAACAGCGAAAGGCCGTAAAGGAAGAACTGGAATCAAAGATAAAACAGGAGAAGGATTCCGAAATAGACCTCTTAAAGAAGGAATTTAAGATCAGGGAAGAACAACAGGCGAAACTCATCGATGAGATGAAGCGGAAGGCGGAACAGGGATCCATGCAATTGCAGGGTGAAAAACAAGAACTTGTAATCGAAGAGTTTTTAAAAGATAACTTCCCGTTTGATGAAATCAGTGAAGTTGCAAAAGGAAAACGAGGTGCAGACTGTATACAAATAATAAACACCCGAAATAAATCACATTGCGGCAGCATTATTTATGAGAGCAAGGAAACAGCTAACTGGGATAACAAATGGATTGAGAAATTAAAACAGGATAAAATTACTGCAAATGCTGATATTGCTGTTTTGGTAACCACCAAATACCCCAAAAATATTGACAGAATGACGTTGATAGAAGATGTTTGGGTATGCTCTCTTCCTGAATTTAAAAGTTTGTGTTTTGTCCTTCGAGACAGCCTGATTAAAATTGATGCTGCCACCACTTCACAAATGAACAAAGGTGACAAAATGGTCATGCTATACGATTATTTTACGGGTGCAGACTTTAAGGACAAATGGACGGCAATACGTGAAAGTTTTATAGCCATGAGAATGTCAATTATTAAGGAGCGCGAACAGATGGAAAAATTATGGAGCGCCCGTGAGAAAAATCTGGATAAAATCATACGCAACGCTTCCAACATCCAGGGTGACATAGAAGGCATATCAGGGTTGGAAAATGTTGATATTAACTTATTGGACGAATAAATTTACTGCGCGTTCAATTTCGCCGATAAGGTAACCGGTACGGCTGCCAATGCTTTGGATACCGGGCAATTCACTTTTGCCACGCCTGCCAATTCCTGAAATTTTTCTTCAGAGATTCCCGGAATAGTTGCCTCGAGCTCCAGGTGAATACCCGTAAATCCAAAACCGCTTTCCCCTTTT is a window from the Sphingobacteriales bacterium genome containing:
- a CDS encoding DUF1294 domain-containing protein, encoding MYFSRYFFLINCVTYIYMGWDKLKAKTGGWRVSVFLLLLLNFAGGFVGGWTGMLTFRHKTSNSPFIRWMWLCTGLWILILGFFYYYK
- a CDS encoding DUF2130 domain-containing protein, giving the protein MSDNKIKCPNCGTLIDIDEVLNHQAEEKYKKEFEEKYRNSASEFQKAKEALALQLREFEEKKAKENELFQKRLEQKLEEEKIKITQEQQSKLKEEYALSLQKLEEENSARKEENQALKNQRLELLKKEEALEEDKKNFELKLLEQRKAVKEELESKIKQEKDSEIDLLKKEFKIREEQQAKLIDEMKRKAEQGSMQLQGEKQELVIEEFLKDNFPFDEISEVAKGKRGADCIQIINTRNKSHCGSIIYESKETANWDNKWIEKLKQDKITANADIAVLVTTKYPKNIDRMTLIEDVWVCSLPEFKSLCFVLRDSLIKIDAATTSQMNKGDKMVMLYDYFTGADFKDKWTAIRESFIAMRMSIIKEREQMEKLWSAREKNLDKIIRNASNIQGDIEGISGLENVDINLLDE